One stretch of Brachyhypopomus gauderio isolate BG-103 chromosome 8, BGAUD_0.2, whole genome shotgun sequence DNA includes these proteins:
- the calcrlb gene encoding calcitonin gene-related peptide type 1 receptor yields the protein MFGYWTASFLLLCSACEVLMAHAEETQSKPKDTAHEIDITRSKIVSAQFECYQKITKGTNHHRIGEEPMCNRTWDGWLCWDYLEAGVMATQHCPDYYHDFDTSEMVTKICTDAGHWFVHPESNRTWTNYTNCKQVRSERRLTEMNFYYLTLIGHGLSLISLFASLGIFFHFKSLSCQRITLHKNLFTSFVLNSIITIIIFTAVANNEELAHANPVSCKVSAFIQLYIMGCMYFWMLCEGIYLHTLIVVAVFADKQHLLWYYLLGWGFPLIPALIHAIARSYYYNDNCWISSNTSLLYIIHGPICAALLVNLFFLLNIVRVLITKLKVTHQAEFSLYMKAVRATLILVPLLGIQFVLLPYKLEGHLYSEIYEYMMHILMHYQGLLVATIFCFFNGEVQGVLRRHWNQYRIQFGSTFANTEALRSASYAASMTEVHRCHSIDGHMETLNGKNFHSLGTTILRSDNLYI from the exons ATGTTTGGATATTGGACGGCCTCATTTCTTTTGCTGTGCTCTGCCTGTGAG GTCTTAATGGCCCATGCTGAGGAgactcagtcaaaaccaaaaGACACTGCTCATGAAATCGACATCACTCGGAGCAAGATAGTATCGGCACAGTTTGAATGCTACCAAAAGATTACCAAGGGCACAAATCACCATCGAATAG GAGAGGAGCCCATGTGTAACCGCACCTGGGACGGTTGGCTCTGCTGGGACTACCTAGAAGCTGGAGTCATGGCAACGCAACACTGTCCCGATTACTACCACGACTTCGACACCTCGG AGATGGTCACCAAAATCTGCACAGATGCAGGACATTGGTTTGTCCACCCAGAAAGCAACAGAACATGGACAAATTATACCAACTGCAAACAAGTGCGAAGTGAACGCcggctg ACAGAGATGAACTTCTACTACTTGACTTTGATTGGACATGGACTGTCATTGATATCTTTGTTCGCCTCCCTGGGAATATTCTTCCACTTCAA GAGCTTAAGCTGCCAGAGGATCACGCTCCATAAGAACCTTTTCACCTCCTTCGTCCTCAATTCAATCATAACCATCATCATATTCACCGCTGTTGCCAACAACGAAGAGTTAGCGCATGCAAACCCA GTGAGCTGTAAGGTTTCTGCGTTCATTCAGCTGTATATCATGGGCTGCATGTACTTCTGGATGCTGTGTGAGGGGATTTATCTACACACGCTCATCGTCGTGGCCGTGTTTGCCGACAAGCAGCACCTCCTGTGGTATTACCTCCTGGGTTGGG GATTTCCTCTCATTCCGGCTTTGATACATGCCATTGCCAGAAGCTATTACTACAACGACAA TTGCTGGATCAGTTCAAACACGTCTCTGCTTTATATTATCCATGGGCCTATTTGTGCTGCTCTATTG GTGAATCTGTTCTTCCTCCTGAACATCGTCCGTGTGTTGATAACCAAACTGAAAGTGACTCACCAAGCAGAGTTCAGCCTCTACATGAAGGCAGTGAGGGCGACCCTTATCCTTGTGCCTCTACTGGGTATACAGTTCGTCCTGCTGCCGTACAAACTCGAGGGACACCTGTACTCCGAGATATATGAGTACATGATGCACATCCTGATGCATTACCAG GGTCTCTTAGTGGCCACAATCTTCTGCTTTTTCAATGGAGAG GTTCAGGGCGTGCTGCGCCGACACTGGAACCAGTACCGGATCCAGTTCGGCAGCACCTTCGCCAACACGGAGGCCCTGCGCTCTGCGTCCTACGCCGCCTCCATGACAGAGGTGCATCGTTGCCATAGCATCGACGGCCACATGGAGACACTGAATGGCAAGAACTTTCACAGCCTGGGGACCACCATCCTCCGCTCGGATAACCTGTACATCTGA